The sequence GTCGCTGATCCTCCCCCACTGGAGCTCCCGATGCAACGACCCTGCGCGCCGCTGTCTGCTACGACGACCCCGGGGTTGCCATGAGCGCTCCGCATCATCCCGATGGCGACGACCGCCGCCGATTCCTGCGATTCCTCGCCGCCAGCCCCCTGCTCGCGGCCGGTGGCGTGGACCTGGGCGCCCTGGAGCGCCTGACGAGTGCCGGGAATCCTGACGATGGCTGGCGCCTGCTGGATGAGGTGACGCGCGCCACGGAGGCCCCGCGGTCGTTGCAGCAGGCGGCGCAGCAGCCGCCGCTCATTCGCGACCCGGGCGACGCGCTGAGCGTCTTCGACTTCGAGCCGGTCGCCAAGGCCAAGCTCCCCGTGGGCCACTACGGCTACATGGCCAGCGGCGTCGACGACGACGGGACGCTGCGCGCCAATCGCGAGGGCTTTGCGCAGTTCCAGCTGCGGGCGCGCCGCCTGGTGAACGTGCGCGAGGTGGACATGTCGGTCACGATCTTCGGCGAGCGGTGGGAGACGCCGATCTTCGTCTGCCCCACGGGGAGCCAGAAGATCTACGACCCCGAGGGCGACGTAGCGACGGCGCGCGCGGCGAAGGCCAAGGGGCACCTGATGATGTTGAGCGGCGTCACGACGTCGAGCGTGGAGGAGGTGAACGCGGCGCGCGGGACGCCGGTCTGGTTCCAGTGTTACCCGACCGACGTCGACGCGGTGGCGCACGCCATCGTGCGGCGCGCGGCGAGGGCGGGGTGCCCGGCGCTCATCCTTACGGTCGACCTCAACGGCGGGCGCAACCTGGAGACCCAGGCCCGTGCGGCGCGTCTCGACAGCCGCAACTGCGCGGAATGCCACACCCCCGGGCTGGCGGGAATGCTCAAGCGCAAGCCGATGTTCGACGGTCTCGACCTCAGCGCGGCCAAGGGGCTGGAGCAGCCGACGATGGACTGGGCGTGGGTGAAGCGTTGCCGCGCCGTGGCGCCGCGCATGAAGCTCGTCCTCAAGGGGATCGTGACGCGCGAGGACGCGGCGCTGGCGGTGTCCAACGGGGCCGACGCGATCGTCGTCTCCAACCATGGCGGGCGCGCCGAGGACAGCGGGCGCTCGACCATCGAGTCGCTGCCCGAGGTGGTGGCGGCCGTGCGCGGGCGCATCCCCGTGCTCATCGACGGCGGGATCCGGCGAGGAAGCGACATGGTGAAGGCACTGGCGTTAGGCGCGACGGCCGTCGGCATCGGACGCCCCTACCTGTGGGGGCTCGCCTCGTTTGGCCAGGCCGGCGTGGAGGCGGTGCTCACCTTGATGCGGCGCGAACTCCTGCTCTCGATGCGGCAGGTGGGGGCAACGTCGCTGCGGCAGCTCGGGCGCGCGTACGTGGTCAGGCGCGACGGGCGGTAGCGCGCACCCCGCGGGCGGGCACGAGCCGAAGGTCGGGATAACCGGCCATCGCGATCTGCAGCGACGTGGTATCGGCGCGCCCCCAACTGGCCTTCCCCAACGTGGCCCGCACGCGGTTGCGGGCGGCGTGCAGTGCGTGCGCCGCCCCCTTGCCGGAGAGCAGGATGTCGTAGAAGGCACGCGCCACCTGTCCCGCGACCTCGTCGTCGGTGAGTCCCATGACGCCAACGAAGGTCCCGACCCCCGAGCGTGCCGCCGCGCGCTCGAATCCCACGCGACGACGACGGAGCTCGCGGTAGTGATCGTCGAACGACGTGCCTTCGCGCAGCGCGAGCGGAAACGCCTGAGAGAAGACGGGGACGAAGCCGGAGTAGATCGTGTTGAGGAAGAGCAGGGCCGGCGGACGCTTGATGAGGAGCGTCACGAGCTCCGACGTCCCCACCTTGCCGTCGTGCAGCATGAGGTAGGAGCCGTCGCCGTCGTCGTGGGAGACGCCGGAGAAGTGGACGACGTCGTAGCGCCCGTGGCGCAGCTCGCGCAGGA comes from Gemmatimonadota bacterium and encodes:
- a CDS encoding alpha-hydroxy-acid oxidizing protein codes for the protein MSAPHHPDGDDRRRFLRFLAASPLLAAGGVDLGALERLTSAGNPDDGWRLLDEVTRATEAPRSLQQAAQQPPLIRDPGDALSVFDFEPVAKAKLPVGHYGYMASGVDDDGTLRANREGFAQFQLRARRLVNVREVDMSVTIFGERWETPIFVCPTGSQKIYDPEGDVATARAAKAKGHLMMLSGVTTSSVEEVNAARGTPVWFQCYPTDVDAVAHAIVRRAARAGCPALILTVDLNGGRNLETQARAARLDSRNCAECHTPGLAGMLKRKPMFDGLDLSAAKGLEQPTMDWAWVKRCRAVAPRMKLVLKGIVTREDAALAVSNGADAIVVSNHGGRAEDSGRSTIESLPEVVAAVRGRIPVLIDGGIRRGSDMVKALALGATAVGIGRPYLWGLASFGQAGVEAVLTLMRRELLLSMRQVGATSLRQLGRAYVVRRDGR